In Bombyx mori chromosome 11, ASM3026992v2, one genomic interval encodes:
- the LOC101739828 gene encoding protein tramtrack, beta isoform isoform X2: MDDDQQFCLRWNNHQSTLVSVFDTLLEKGMHVDCTLAAEGQTLKAHKVVLSACSPYFESVLSQQYDKHPIIILKDVKYAELRAMMDYMYRGEVNISQDQLAALLKAAESLQIKGLSDNKPSRPPSRPQPTAPAPAVPATAPPAPPAPLVPPLAARTASPAPLGRDASPDSREGSLSPSRRRKKARRGSGAAHNGASPPPPPAPLKDELSRADTLEDLTLDDEHHDDAPPPSHNDVVRNFQWHMERSQDEIMNSSDNAREQQAIVFELTSTTAAYAKTPFPLTRGYLKNFEVPIENQSDVNAIHKKMRKKPHMKKMQKGKRKIQKDGVACGDKLPNDKDRRYVCSICKQKQYKYRRNKLRHEKYECVTGPQFGCEKCGKKYSQKKTLMMHVLQKHPA; the protein is encoded by the exons ATGGATGACGATCAACAGTTCTGCCTGCGGTGGAACAACCATCAGTCGACGCTGGTTTCAGTGTTCGACACGCTTTTGGAGAAGGGCATGCATGTGGACTGCACCCTAGCAGCCGAAGGACAGACTCTCAAAGCGCACAAAGTAGTGCTCTCGGCATGCAGTCCCTATTTCGAG AGTGTGCTATCTCAACAATACGACAAGCATCCAATCATAATATTAAAAGACGTAAAATATGCGGAGCTACGAGCCATGATGGACTACATGTACCGTGGCGAGGTGAACATTTCACAAGACCAGCTCGCGGCTCTTCTGAAAGCAGCCGAGTCTCTGCAGATCAAAGGTCTCTCCGACAACAAGCCGTCGAGGCCGCCCTCGCGCCCGCAGCCGACCGCGCCCGCCCCCGCCGTGCCCGCGACCGCGccgcccgcgccccccgcccccctGGTGCCGCCGCTCGCCGCACGGACCGCGTCGCCCGCGCCGCTG ggtcgcgacgcgagccCCGACAGCCGCGAGGGCTCGCTGAGTCCGTCCCGGCGCCGCAAGAAGGCACGGCGCGGGTCGGGCGCGGCGCACAACGGCGCGTCTCCCCCTCCGCCCCCCGCGCCGCTCAAGGACGAGCTGTCCCGCGCCGACACCCTGGAGGACCTCACGCTGGACGACGAGCACCACGACGACGCGCCGCCGCCCTCCCACAACGACGTCGTGCGCA ATTTCCAATGGCACATGGAGAGATCTCAAGACGAAATAATGAACTCGAGTGACAACGCCCGGGAACAGCAAG CTATCGTTTTTGAACTAACTAGCACTACTGCTGCATACGCAAAAACTCCTTTTCCATTAACTCGTGGCTATCTTAAAAACTTCGAGGTACCAATAGAAAACCAAAGCGACGTAAAtgctattcataaaaaaatgagaAAGAAACCGCATATGAAAAAGATgcaaaaaggaaaaagaaaaattcaGAAAGATGGGGTCGCTTGCGGAGACAAACTACCCAATGATAAGGACAGGAGATACGTGTGCTCCATTTGCAAGCAGAAACAGTACAAGTACAGGAGGAACAAGCTCCGGCACGAGAAGTACGAGTGCGTGACGGGCCCGCAGTTCGGCTGCGAGAAGTGCGGGAAAAAATACTCACAGAAAAAAACACTGATGATGCACGTCCTACAGAAACATCCCGCTTGA
- the LOC101739828 gene encoding longitudinals lacking protein, isoforms F/I/K/T isoform X3 has product MDDDQQFCLRWNNHQSTLVSVFDTLLEKGMHVDCTLAAEGQTLKAHKVVLSACSPYFESVLSQQYDKHPIIILKDVKYAELRAMMDYMYRGEVNISQDQLAALLKAAESLQIKGLSDNKPSRPPSRPQPTAPAPAVPATAPPAPPAPLVPPLAARTASPAPLGRDASPDSREGSLSPSRRRKKARRGSGAAHNGASPPPPPAPLKDELSRADTLEDLTLDDEHHDDAPPPSHNDVVRNFQWHMERSQDEIMNSSDNAREQQEAGKALPPALLSLLSVQRALQLEYDDTDDIVLSDEPPPAEPARQFECRHCGKRYRWKSTLRRHENVECGGKAPAHQCPHCAYRAKQRGNLGVHIRKHHTAEWCLYAGNKMRRNKKALA; this is encoded by the exons ATGGATGACGATCAACAGTTCTGCCTGCGGTGGAACAACCATCAGTCGACGCTGGTTTCAGTGTTCGACACGCTTTTGGAGAAGGGCATGCATGTGGACTGCACCCTAGCAGCCGAAGGACAGACTCTCAAAGCGCACAAAGTAGTGCTCTCGGCATGCAGTCCCTATTTCGAG AGTGTGCTATCTCAACAATACGACAAGCATCCAATCATAATATTAAAAGACGTAAAATATGCGGAGCTACGAGCCATGATGGACTACATGTACCGTGGCGAGGTGAACATTTCACAAGACCAGCTCGCGGCTCTTCTGAAAGCAGCCGAGTCTCTGCAGATCAAAGGTCTCTCCGACAACAAGCCGTCGAGGCCGCCCTCGCGCCCGCAGCCGACCGCGCCCGCCCCCGCCGTGCCCGCGACCGCGccgcccgcgccccccgcccccctGGTGCCGCCGCTCGCCGCACGGACCGCGTCGCCCGCGCCGCTG ggtcgcgacgcgagccCCGACAGCCGCGAGGGCTCGCTGAGTCCGTCCCGGCGCCGCAAGAAGGCACGGCGCGGGTCGGGCGCGGCGCACAACGGCGCGTCTCCCCCTCCGCCCCCCGCGCCGCTCAAGGACGAGCTGTCCCGCGCCGACACCCTGGAGGACCTCACGCTGGACGACGAGCACCACGACGACGCGCCGCCGCCCTCCCACAACGACGTCGTGCGCA ATTTCCAATGGCACATGGAGAGATCTCAAGACGAAATAATGAACTCGAGTGACAACGCCCGGGAACAGCAAG AGGCCGGCAAGGCGCTGCCGCCGGCGCTGCTGTCGCTGCTGAGCGTGCAGCGCGCGCTGCAGCTGGAGTACGACGACACGGACGACATCGTGCTCAGCGACGAGCCGCCGCCCGCCGAGCCGGCGCGCCAGTTCGAGTGTCGGCACTGCGGCAAGCGCTACCGCTGGAAGTCCACGCTGCGGCGCCACGAGAACGTGGAGTGCGGCGGCAAGGCGCCCGCGCACCAGTGCCCGCACTGCGCCTACCGCGCCAAGCAGCGCGGCAACCTGGGCGTGCACATCCGCAAGCACCACACGGCCGAGTGGTGTCTGTACGCCGGCAACAAGATGCGCCGCAACAAGAAGGCGCTCGCCTGA
- the LOC101739828 gene encoding longitudinals lacking protein, isoforms A/B/D/L isoform X1: MDDDQQFCLRWNNHQSTLVSVFDTLLEKGMHVDCTLAAEGQTLKAHKVVLSACSPYFESVLSQQYDKHPIIILKDVKYAELRAMMDYMYRGEVNISQDQLAALLKAAESLQIKGLSDNKPSRPPSRPQPTAPAPAVPATAPPAPPAPLVPPLAARTASPAPLGRDASPDSREGSLSPSRRRKKARRGSGAAHNGASPPPPPAPLKDELSRADTLEDLTLDDEHHDDAPPPSHNDVVRNFQWHMERSQDEIMNSSDNAREQQGRKPTTPRQSIVTRSKKVMEESGATTLAILKNVKSPPAPSPPPAGAPPGAVCPPSAAACPSPADLGKENAARPAAPNPPPAPPAAPADSRYNIFPRADRVSLPCAQYKTDKGYKCPNCQRCYNARKNLVRHVTLECGRDPQYKCPHCAYSKHRRNELKKHIEKKHPGHALAVN, encoded by the exons ATGGATGACGATCAACAGTTCTGCCTGCGGTGGAACAACCATCAGTCGACGCTGGTTTCAGTGTTCGACACGCTTTTGGAGAAGGGCATGCATGTGGACTGCACCCTAGCAGCCGAAGGACAGACTCTCAAAGCGCACAAAGTAGTGCTCTCGGCATGCAGTCCCTATTTCGAG AGTGTGCTATCTCAACAATACGACAAGCATCCAATCATAATATTAAAAGACGTAAAATATGCGGAGCTACGAGCCATGATGGACTACATGTACCGTGGCGAGGTGAACATTTCACAAGACCAGCTCGCGGCTCTTCTGAAAGCAGCCGAGTCTCTGCAGATCAAAGGTCTCTCCGACAACAAGCCGTCGAGGCCGCCCTCGCGCCCGCAGCCGACCGCGCCCGCCCCCGCCGTGCCCGCGACCGCGccgcccgcgccccccgcccccctGGTGCCGCCGCTCGCCGCACGGACCGCGTCGCCCGCGCCGCTG ggtcgcgacgcgagccCCGACAGCCGCGAGGGCTCGCTGAGTCCGTCCCGGCGCCGCAAGAAGGCACGGCGCGGGTCGGGCGCGGCGCACAACGGCGCGTCTCCCCCTCCGCCCCCCGCGCCGCTCAAGGACGAGCTGTCCCGCGCCGACACCCTGGAGGACCTCACGCTGGACGACGAGCACCACGACGACGCGCCGCCGCCCTCCCACAACGACGTCGTGCGCA ATTTCCAATGGCACATGGAGAGATCTCAAGACGAAATAATGAACTCGAGTGACAACGCCCGGGAACAGCAAG GTCGGAAACCGACGACACCGAGACAGAGTATCGTCACGCGAAGTAAAAAAGTAATGGAAGAAAGCGGCGCCACCACCCTCGCCATACTCAAGAACGTGAAGTCTCCTCCCGCGCCGTCTCCTCCCCCCGCGGGCGCGCCCCCCGGTGCCGTGTGCCCCCCGTCCGCCGCCGCCTGCCCCTCGCCCGCCGACCTCGGCAAAGAGAACGCCGCCCGGCCCGCCGCGCCCAAcccgccccccgcgccgcccgccgcgcccgccgacTCGCGCTACAACATCTTCCCGCGCGCCGACCGGGTGTCGCTGCCGTGCGCGCAGTACAAGACCGACAAGGGCTACAAGTGTCCCAACTGTCAGCGCTGCTACAACGCGCGCAAGAACCTCGTGAGGCACGTGACGCTGGAGTGCGGGCGCGACCCGCAGTACAAGTGTCCGCACTGCGCTTACAGCAAGCACCGCCGGAACGAACTCAAGAAGCACATTGAGAAGAAGCACCCCGGCCACGCGCTCGCCGTCAACTGA
- the LOC101739828 gene encoding longitudinals lacking protein, isoforms F/I/K/T isoform X4, giving the protein MDDDQQFCLRWNNHQSTLVSVFDTLLEKGMHVDCTLAAEGQTLKAHKVVLSACSPYFESVLSQQYDKHPIIILKDVKYAELRAMMDYMYRGEVNISQDQLAALLKAAESLQIKGLSDNKPSRPPSRPQPTAPAPAVPATAPPAPPAPLVPPLAARTASPAPLGRDASPDSREGSLSPSRRRKKARRGSGAAHNGASPPPPPAPLKDELSRADTLEDLTLDDEHHDDAPPPSHNDVVRNFQWHMERSQDEIMNSSDNAREQQEAGKALPPALLSLLSVQRALQLEYDDTDDIVLSDEPPPAEPARQFECRHCGKRYRWKSTLRRHENVECGGKAPAHQCPHCAYRAKQRGNLGVHIRKHHTAEWCLYAGNKMRPGSTGGGEDVSFSRIGGLSWEQWSARLALPLVAGVAGVAGLRTPDPGFACPDCGRLYKLKSSLRNHQKWECGKEPQFQCPYCVYRAKQKMHIARHMERMHRDLHLKPDQYIKQDNVDACT; this is encoded by the exons ATGGATGACGATCAACAGTTCTGCCTGCGGTGGAACAACCATCAGTCGACGCTGGTTTCAGTGTTCGACACGCTTTTGGAGAAGGGCATGCATGTGGACTGCACCCTAGCAGCCGAAGGACAGACTCTCAAAGCGCACAAAGTAGTGCTCTCGGCATGCAGTCCCTATTTCGAG AGTGTGCTATCTCAACAATACGACAAGCATCCAATCATAATATTAAAAGACGTAAAATATGCGGAGCTACGAGCCATGATGGACTACATGTACCGTGGCGAGGTGAACATTTCACAAGACCAGCTCGCGGCTCTTCTGAAAGCAGCCGAGTCTCTGCAGATCAAAGGTCTCTCCGACAACAAGCCGTCGAGGCCGCCCTCGCGCCCGCAGCCGACCGCGCCCGCCCCCGCCGTGCCCGCGACCGCGccgcccgcgccccccgcccccctGGTGCCGCCGCTCGCCGCACGGACCGCGTCGCCCGCGCCGCTG ggtcgcgacgcgagccCCGACAGCCGCGAGGGCTCGCTGAGTCCGTCCCGGCGCCGCAAGAAGGCACGGCGCGGGTCGGGCGCGGCGCACAACGGCGCGTCTCCCCCTCCGCCCCCCGCGCCGCTCAAGGACGAGCTGTCCCGCGCCGACACCCTGGAGGACCTCACGCTGGACGACGAGCACCACGACGACGCGCCGCCGCCCTCCCACAACGACGTCGTGCGCA ATTTCCAATGGCACATGGAGAGATCTCAAGACGAAATAATGAACTCGAGTGACAACGCCCGGGAACAGCAAG AGGCCGGCAAGGCGCTGCCGCCGGCGCTGCTGTCGCTGCTGAGCGTGCAGCGCGCGCTGCAGCTGGAGTACGACGACACGGACGACATCGTGCTCAGCGACGAGCCGCCGCCCGCCGAGCCGGCGCGCCAGTTCGAGTGTCGGCACTGCGGCAAGCGCTACCGCTGGAAGTCCACGCTGCGGCGCCACGAGAACGTGGAGTGCGGCGGCAAGGCGCCCGCGCACCAGTGCCCGCACTGCGCCTACCGCGCCAAGCAGCGCGGCAACCTGGGCGTGCACATCCGCAAGCACCACACGGCCGAGTGGTGTCTGTACGCCGGCAACAAGATGCGCC CAGGGTCGACGGGCGGCGGAGAGGACGTGTCGTTCAGCCGCATCGGGGGCCTGTCGTGGGAGCAGTGGTCGGCGCGCCTGGCGTTGCCGCTGGTGGCCGGGGTGGCGGGGGTGGCGGGGCTGCGGACCCCGGACCCCGGGTTCGCGTGTCCGGACTGCGGCCGCCTGTACAAGCTCAAGTCTTCGTTGCGCAACCACCAGAAGTGGGAGTGTGGCAAGGAGCCTCAGTTCCAGTGCCCCTACTGCGTCTACCGCGCCAAGCAGAAGATGCACATCGCTCGTCACATGGAGAGAATGCACCGCGACCTGCATCTCAAACCGGATCAGTACATTAAGCAGGACAACGTGGACGCTTGTACCTAG